Proteins co-encoded in one Capnocytophaga ochracea DSM 7271 genomic window:
- the guaB gene encoding IMP dehydrogenase, translating into MNFQDKIINEGFTYDDVLLIPNYSEVLPREVSITSRFTRNITLNVPIISAAMDTVTEAAMAIAMAREGGIGVLHKNMTIEEQAKQIRKVKRAESGMIIDPVTLPLNSKVSDAKRCMKENNIGGIPIVDANGILKGIVTNRDLRFEHDNNRPITEVMTSKNLVIANEGTSMKEAEGILQRSKVEKLPVVDKNYKLVGLITFRDIANLQEKSISNKDNLGRLRVAAALGVTTDVVDRAEALVQAGVDAVVIDTAHGHTKGVVNALKAVKSKFTDLEVVVGNIATAEAALYLAENGADAVKVGIGPGSICTTRVVAGVGYPQLSAVMSVANALKGKGIPVIADGGIRYTGDIVKAIAAGANSVMLGSLLAGTKESPGETIIFEGRKYKSYRGMGSVEAMNQGSKDRYFQDVEDDIKKLVPEGIVGRVAYKGELQESMHQFIGGLRAGMGYCGAKDIETLQAVSRFVRITTSGITESHPHNITITKEAPNYSR; encoded by the coding sequence ATGAATTTCCAAGATAAAATTATTAACGAAGGATTTACCTATGATGATGTCCTTCTTATCCCCAATTATTCTGAGGTATTACCTCGCGAAGTGTCGATAACCTCACGTTTTACCCGTAACATCACCCTGAATGTACCCATTATCTCAGCGGCTATGGACACTGTAACCGAAGCTGCTATGGCTATAGCTATGGCACGCGAAGGAGGCATAGGAGTGCTCCATAAAAATATGACTATTGAGGAGCAAGCCAAACAAATACGCAAAGTAAAACGTGCCGAAAGCGGTATGATTATCGACCCTGTTACGCTTCCCTTAAACAGCAAGGTGAGTGATGCAAAACGTTGTATGAAAGAAAACAATATTGGCGGTATCCCCATTGTTGATGCTAACGGAATCTTAAAAGGCATTGTAACTAACCGCGATTTGCGCTTTGAACACGATAATAATCGCCCAATAACCGAAGTAATGACCTCTAAAAACCTCGTGATTGCCAACGAAGGCACTTCTATGAAGGAAGCTGAGGGTATTTTACAACGCAGTAAGGTAGAAAAACTCCCCGTAGTAGATAAAAACTACAAATTAGTAGGTCTTATTACCTTTCGAGACATTGCCAATTTGCAAGAAAAATCTATTTCTAACAAAGATAACTTAGGGCGCTTGCGCGTAGCAGCAGCCTTAGGGGTTACTACCGATGTAGTAGACCGTGCCGAAGCTCTTGTACAAGCAGGAGTTGATGCTGTAGTTATCGATACAGCTCACGGACATACAAAAGGCGTAGTGAATGCTCTTAAAGCCGTAAAAAGCAAGTTTACCGACTTAGAAGTAGTGGTAGGAAACATTGCCACTGCCGAGGCTGCTCTTTATTTGGCTGAAAATGGCGCTGATGCAGTGAAAGTAGGCATAGGTCCAGGCTCTATATGTACTACCAGAGTGGTAGCAGGCGTGGGTTATCCTCAATTATCAGCGGTGATGAGCGTTGCAAACGCTCTTAAAGGTAAAGGAATCCCTGTGATTGCCGACGGAGGCATTCGCTACACCGGCGATATCGTAAAAGCCATCGCCGCAGGTGCCAATAGTGTGATGCTTGGCTCTCTGCTTGCCGGCACTAAGGAATCACCGGGGGAAACTATCATTTTCGAAGGCAGAAAATACAAATCTTATCGCGGTATGGGTTCGGTAGAAGCGATGAACCAAGGTAGTAAAGACCGTTATTTCCAAGATGTAGAAGACGATATCAAAAAACTTGTGCCCGAAGGCATTGTAGGGCGCGTGGCATACAAAGGCGAACTACAAGAAAGTATGCATCAGTTCATCGGAGGCTTGCGCGCAGGTATGGGATACTGTGGTGCCAAGGATATCGAAACGTTGCAAGCCGTGAGTCGCTTTGTGCGCATCACTACAAGCGGAATTACCGAAAGCCACCCCCATAATATTACCATCACCAAAGAAGCTCCTAATTATTCACGTTAA
- a CDS encoding TrkH family potassium uptake protein, whose amino-acid sequence MLKKISPYNLIMLSFIGLIVVGALLLMMPFAHTPQKDISFLEALFTATSAVTVTGLSVIDIGATFTIYGKLILLVLIQFGGLGVLTISSVLVLLIAKRIGFYTKKIVAEGLNHNKSYDIYAVAKRVVYITLLFEATGALCLFISFIQEFPFGKALFFSVFHSVSAFCNAGVSLFPHSFEGYTYNVFVNIIIAFLVIFGGLGFTTIIQSYEYLRKKRRRLDINSQFSILMTIILLVAGTFLFFILEYKNYHTLYGKSFFGQMLISFFHSVSLRTAGFDTIPLEHLSSATILFCVTFMFIGASPNSTGSGVKTTTIGILFLGIKTALLNKNYIEFSKRRISWKLFNKASALVFIAMMYVITMIVILTVLEPDLEFTKIAFELISAFSTCGLSTGITSQLGNSSKFILIFTMFLGRVGPLTIALALSRPRAEGNYKYPKENILIG is encoded by the coding sequence ATGTTAAAAAAAATATCACCATATAACCTCATAATGCTTTCGTTTATAGGCTTAATAGTCGTAGGTGCTTTGCTTTTGATGATGCCTTTTGCACATACGCCTCAGAAAGATATTTCTTTCCTCGAAGCGCTTTTTACAGCTACTTCGGCGGTTACCGTTACGGGTCTTTCGGTGATAGATATAGGAGCGACCTTTACTATTTACGGGAAACTCATTTTATTGGTGCTTATTCAGTTTGGCGGATTGGGAGTGCTTACTATTTCCTCTGTTTTAGTATTGCTTATTGCTAAACGCATCGGTTTTTATACTAAAAAAATAGTAGCCGAAGGGCTTAATCACAACAAAAGTTACGATATTTATGCCGTAGCAAAGCGTGTGGTGTATATTACTTTGCTTTTTGAAGCTACAGGAGCGTTGTGTTTGTTTATTTCTTTCATTCAAGAATTCCCTTTTGGGAAAGCGTTATTTTTCTCGGTGTTTCACTCGGTATCAGCTTTTTGTAATGCGGGTGTTTCTTTGTTTCCTCATAGCTTCGAAGGTTATACTTACAATGTTTTTGTGAATATTATTATCGCTTTTTTGGTTATTTTTGGTGGTTTAGGCTTTACAACTATTATTCAATCCTATGAATACTTGCGAAAAAAGAGACGAAGACTCGATATTAACTCACAATTTTCAATTTTGATGACAATAATCTTGCTCGTTGCGGGTACGTTCTTGTTTTTTATCTTAGAATATAAAAATTATCACACACTTTACGGGAAAAGTTTCTTTGGACAGATGCTTATTAGCTTTTTTCACTCTGTAAGTTTGCGTACAGCAGGTTTCGATACGATTCCGTTGGAGCATTTAAGCAGTGCCACCATTCTTTTTTGCGTAACGTTTATGTTTATAGGGGCATCGCCAAACTCAACAGGTTCTGGCGTGAAAACTACTACTATTGGCATCTTATTTCTGGGTATTAAAACAGCATTACTCAATAAGAACTATATCGAATTTTCAAAGAGACGCATCTCTTGGAAACTCTTTAATAAAGCATCTGCACTCGTGTTTATTGCGATGATGTATGTGATTACAATGATTGTAATACTCACAGTCTTAGAACCCGATTTAGAATTTACAAAAATAGCTTTCGAACTCATTTCGGCATTCAGCACTTGCGGACTTTCTACCGGAATTACCTCACAATTAGGCAACAGTTCAAAATTTATTTTGATATTTACAATGTTTTTAGGCAGGGTAGGACCGCTTACCATTGCGCTCGCCTTGTCGAGACCACGTGCCGAAGGAAATTACAAATACCCAAAAGAAAATATTTTAATAGGATAG
- a CDS encoding mechanosensitive ion channel family protein encodes MENGIVNDYINIIEVFTKKIHLWIQLFIDKTPNIVIALLVFILGFYLSRLIKKIAIRILEKRGVKPSSRIMLGNIISVLVVITFFMFSLNILDLENMFKTILAGAGVAGLAIGLALQGTLSNTFSGITLSFSKSIRIGHQIETMGYTGTIEDINLRTIKLKMADGNYVSIPNKLIVDNPMKNYSESDTANVLVTCGVGYESDLEQVKMLTETTIRQMMKQKELDTTISFYYTEFADSSINFIVYFTIPSKKLSESFLYKSEAIMAIKKCFDAHNINIPFPIRTIQMDKQ; translated from the coding sequence ATGGAAAACGGAATAGTAAATGATTACATTAATATTATAGAAGTATTCACTAAAAAAATACATCTATGGATTCAACTCTTCATCGATAAAACACCTAATATCGTTATAGCCTTATTAGTCTTTATTTTAGGTTTTTATCTTTCTAGACTTATCAAAAAAATAGCCATTCGTATCTTAGAAAAGCGTGGTGTAAAACCTTCTTCACGCATAATGCTTGGCAATATTATTTCTGTGTTGGTAGTTATTACCTTCTTTATGTTTTCGCTAAATATTTTAGACCTCGAAAATATGTTTAAAACCATTTTGGCAGGGGCAGGAGTAGCAGGTTTAGCTATCGGTTTGGCATTACAGGGCACGCTTAGCAATACTTTTTCAGGCATTACCTTATCTTTTAGTAAGAGCATTCGTATAGGACATCAAATTGAAACTATGGGCTATACAGGTACTATTGAAGATATAAATTTGCGTACTATCAAGCTTAAAATGGCTGACGGGAACTATGTGTCGATACCCAATAAGCTTATAGTTGATAATCCTATGAAAAATTATTCTGAAAGTGATACTGCCAATGTATTAGTTACTTGTGGTGTAGGTTATGAATCGGATTTGGAGCAGGTGAAAATGCTTACTGAAACTACCATTCGGCAGATGATGAAACAAAAAGAGCTTGATACTACCATTTCTTTTTATTATACTGAGTTCGCCGATAGTTCTATTAATTTTATTGTGTATTTTACTATTCCTTCCAAGAAACTTTCTGAGTCTTTTTTGTATAAATCAGAAGCTATAATGGCTATCAAGAAGTGTTTTGATGCACATAATATAAATATACCTTTCCCTATTCGTACCATTCAGATGGATAAACAATAA
- a CDS encoding sialidase family protein, whose amino-acid sequence MKQLFTIIALCFLSFGYAQKGMTFTQTQMPLATDKDNLITSFVLPIKQGTEVKELSLQFKSKKLNLSELSVYVGANAKREQATLFAKTSNLGCNTKLQGNFKATNDTLFVWISARTTQKPDLLQKLYLSKVKLITNEAKITLSNAKKEGQRFAIALRQRKQDGIECYRIPGLVTTNKGTLIAVYDNRYNNCKDLQEDIDVGMSRSTDGGQTWEPMKKVIDMGEWGGKTNRLNGVGDPAVLVDEQTNTIWVMGLWQHGLDPQTMSWWGSKSGMTPEETGQIVVVKSEDDGKTWSEPINITSQIKNPEWRLFFQGPGRGISMSNGTLVFAGQFKDKDQVPHSTIIYSKDHGKTWHVGTGAKTHTTESQVVELSDGTLMLNMRDDRNRSNYELSDNYHGRSVAVTADMGKTWVEHNTSRTALTEPNCMASIISYKDKKGKQYLFFSNPNDAKDRVNMTIKTSKDEGNTWDKLASVLLYEQAAMGYSCLTVIDNKYIGILYEGDGDLYFQKVPIKEFIK is encoded by the coding sequence ATGAAACAACTATTTACCATTATTGCATTATGTTTTCTTAGCTTTGGCTATGCCCAAAAAGGAATGACTTTTACTCAAACACAAATGCCTTTGGCTACTGATAAAGATAATCTTATTACCTCATTTGTACTACCTATAAAGCAAGGAACAGAGGTAAAAGAACTTTCTTTGCAGTTTAAGAGTAAAAAGCTCAATCTTTCAGAACTCTCTGTTTATGTAGGTGCTAACGCTAAAAGAGAACAAGCAACACTTTTTGCTAAAACTTCAAATCTTGGTTGCAACACCAAACTACAAGGAAATTTCAAAGCTACTAATGATACCCTTTTTGTTTGGATTTCTGCTCGTACTACTCAAAAACCAGACCTCTTGCAAAAACTGTACTTATCAAAGGTAAAACTCATCACTAATGAGGCAAAAATCACCCTCAGCAATGCTAAAAAAGAAGGACAACGTTTTGCTATTGCGCTTCGTCAGCGTAAACAAGACGGGATAGAATGTTACCGTATACCAGGGCTTGTAACCACTAATAAGGGTACGCTGATAGCCGTTTACGACAATCGTTACAACAACTGCAAGGATTTGCAAGAAGATATCGATGTAGGAATGAGTCGCAGTACTGATGGCGGACAAACGTGGGAACCTATGAAAAAAGTGATTGATATGGGGGAATGGGGAGGAAAAACTAACCGCCTTAATGGGGTAGGAGATCCTGCAGTTTTGGTAGACGAGCAAACCAATACTATTTGGGTGATGGGCTTGTGGCAGCACGGCTTAGATCCTCAAACAATGAGTTGGTGGGGCTCTAAAAGTGGAATGACTCCTGAGGAAACAGGACAAATAGTAGTAGTAAAAAGTGAAGATGATGGTAAAACGTGGAGTGAACCTATCAATATCACCTCTCAAATCAAAAATCCCGAATGGAGGCTCTTTTTCCAAGGACCTGGAAGAGGTATCTCTATGAGCAATGGTACTTTGGTATTTGCAGGTCAGTTTAAAGATAAAGATCAAGTGCCTCATTCAACTATTATTTACAGTAAAGACCACGGAAAAACGTGGCACGTAGGTACAGGAGCTAAAACACACACAACTGAATCTCAAGTGGTAGAACTCTCTGATGGTACGTTAATGCTCAATATGCGCGACGACCGCAATCGATCTAATTATGAGCTTTCTGATAACTATCACGGGCGTTCAGTAGCTGTTACTGCCGATATGGGCAAAACGTGGGTAGAGCACAATACCTCTCGCACTGCTCTTACCGAACCTAATTGTATGGCAAGCATTATTTCTTATAAAGATAAAAAGGGAAAACAGTATTTATTCTTCTCTAATCCTAATGATGCAAAGGATAGAGTAAATATGACTATCAAAACAAGTAAAGACGAAGGTAATACTTGGGATAAACTTGCTTCAGTATTGTTGTATGAGCAAGCAGCTATGGGCTATTCTTGTCTTACAGTAATAGATAATAAATATATAGGTATTCTTTACGAAGGTGATGGAGATTTATACTTCCAAAAAGTGCCTATCAAAGAGTTTATCAAGTAA